Proteins encoded within one genomic window of Fibrobacter sp.:
- the bioB gene encoding biotin synthase BioB: MSFISELKDKVINGYEINREEAIRLLSEDLKELCDAANEIREKFHGDDFDFCSIVNARSGRCSENCKYCAQSSYYHTGAPEYKLLSADEIVEDAKKKEAAGIPRYSIVTSGRTLSNRDVEQIGEAIRRLKKETKLSVCLSAGLLNREQFDKLKEAGLTRFHNNLETYRRHFPDVCTTHTYDDKIGALQNALAAGLEICSGGIMGLGETMEDRIDMCLDLRKLGVKSTPVNVLNAIPGTPYENLPKLTNDEFCRIVAIYRFINPKAFIRLAGGRGVLGDDGKRAFKSGANAAITDDMLTTAGVNSCKDFELVKGLGFKPHGFIAPRT; this comes from the coding sequence ATGTCTTTTATTTCTGAACTTAAAGATAAAGTTATCAACGGTTACGAAATCAACCGCGAAGAGGCAATCCGGCTTTTAAGCGAAGACCTCAAGGAACTTTGCGACGCGGCAAACGAAATCCGCGAAAAATTCCACGGCGACGATTTTGACTTCTGTTCCATCGTGAACGCCCGCAGCGGTCGCTGCTCCGAAAACTGCAAGTACTGCGCCCAGAGCAGCTACTACCACACCGGCGCCCCGGAATACAAATTGCTCAGCGCCGACGAAATCGTCGAAGACGCCAAGAAGAAAGAAGCCGCAGGCATCCCGCGCTACTCCATCGTCACCTCGGGCCGTACGCTCTCGAACCGCGACGTGGAGCAGATTGGCGAAGCCATCCGCCGCCTCAAAAAAGAAACGAAACTTTCCGTATGCCTCTCGGCGGGGCTCCTGAACCGCGAGCAGTTCGACAAGCTGAAAGAAGCGGGCCTCACCCGCTTCCACAACAACCTGGAAACCTACCGCAGGCACTTCCCCGACGTATGCACCACGCACACCTACGACGACAAGATTGGCGCACTCCAGAATGCGCTCGCCGCAGGGCTCGAAATCTGCAGCGGAGGCATCATGGGACTCGGCGAGACGATGGAAGACCGCATCGACATGTGCCTTGACTTGCGTAAACTCGGAGTCAAGTCCACTCCGGTGAACGTGCTGAACGCCATTCCGGGCACTCCGTACGAAAACCTCCCGAAACTCACGAACGACGAATTCTGCCGTATAGTGGCGATTTACCGCTTTATCAACCCGAAGGCGTTCATCCGCCTCGCGGGCGGACGCGGCGTACTGGGCGACGACGGCAAGCGCGCCTTCAAGAGCGGGGCCAACGCGGCCATCACCGACGACATGCTCACCACGGCGGGAGTCAACAGTTGCAAGGATTTCGAGCTCGTTAAAGGGCTCGGATTCAAGCCCCACGGTTTTATAGCACCCAGAACATAG